A stretch of Cetobacterium somerae ATCC BAA-474 DNA encodes these proteins:
- a CDS encoding bifunctional metallophosphatase/5'-nucleotidase: protein MKSTKFLVLGALLSMALIGCGKKEETPKTATNTEVKEYKENKLNLEKKVITKGEAGPEEVTLSFAATSDVHGRIYPYEYGIDSEDKSAGFAKTYTIVKNLREKNPNLILMDIGDTVQDNSAELFNNLETHPMVEAMNTMDYDAWILGNHEFNFEKDFLLRNVKNFKGSVISVNIENEDDGSKFVLPYQIYDVQGVKVALVGGIPPHVPMWEASAPEHFKGLTFEDPMTAVKETLDELEGKYDVLVGAFHLGRKDEYGKTGVFDLAQAYPQFDLIFAGHEHARYVTDVNGTTVLEPGAYGWGVSNGEIKVVKKDGKWEVKDIVAKNVETKDVSADKDMLDQFKNVHDESRADANKVVGKVNGKFIERTDYITGEDKVTTMPTSQLEDNAIIELINEVQNHFAKSDVSAAAVFNFDSNLNAGDFKKKDVAFIYKYTNTLMGVNMTGENLLKYMEWSMDYYNQTEPGDVTISFNPKVRGYNYDMFDGVNYKVDISKPTGQRIVDATINGQPIDPKKTYKVAVNNYRFGTLMNLGLVTAEDKYYDSYEELQDGGRIRDLIVRYVQENLKGELNPKVDNNWSIIGFEENVPGKDIVIEKIRTGEIKVPMSEDGRTLNVQSININNL, encoded by the coding sequence GTGAAAAGCACTAAATTCTTAGTTTTAGGAGCTCTTTTATCTATGGCTTTAATTGGTTGTGGAAAAAAAGAGGAAACACCTAAAACAGCAACAAACACAGAGGTTAAGGAGTATAAAGAAAATAAACTTAATCTAGAAAAAAAAGTTATTACAAAGGGAGAGGCAGGGCCAGAGGAAGTTACTCTATCTTTTGCAGCTACGTCTGACGTTCATGGAAGAATATATCCATATGAGTATGGAATTGATTCTGAAGATAAAAGTGCAGGATTTGCAAAAACTTATACAATTGTAAAAAATTTAAGAGAAAAAAATCCAAACTTAATTTTAATGGATATAGGAGATACTGTTCAAGATAATAGTGCTGAATTATTTAATAACTTAGAAACACATCCTATGGTTGAAGCTATGAATACAATGGATTATGATGCATGGATTTTAGGAAATCACGAATTTAATTTTGAAAAAGATTTTTTATTAAGAAATGTTAAAAATTTCAAAGGATCGGTAATCTCTGTAAACATAGAGAATGAAGATGATGGATCAAAATTTGTTTTACCATACCAAATTTATGACGTTCAAGGAGTAAAGGTAGCTTTAGTAGGAGGAATTCCACCTCATGTTCCTATGTGGGAAGCTTCAGCTCCAGAGCATTTTAAAGGACTTACTTTTGAAGATCCAATGACAGCAGTAAAAGAAACTTTAGATGAATTAGAAGGAAAATATGATGTACTTGTAGGAGCTTTCCACTTAGGAAGAAAAGATGAGTACGGAAAAACTGGTGTATTTGATTTAGCACAAGCTTATCCTCAATTTGATCTTATATTTGCAGGTCACGAGCATGCTAGATATGTAACTGATGTAAATGGAACAACAGTTCTTGAGCCAGGTGCTTACGGATGGGGAGTTTCTAATGGAGAAATCAAAGTTGTTAAAAAAGATGGTAAGTGGGAAGTTAAAGATATAGTAGCTAAAAATGTGGAAACTAAAGATGTTTCAGCAGATAAAGATATGCTAGATCAGTTTAAAAATGTTCATGATGAATCAAGAGCTGATGCAAATAAAGTAGTTGGAAAAGTAAATGGTAAATTTATAGAGAGAACAGATTATATTACTGGTGAAGATAAAGTTACAACAATGCCAACATCTCAATTAGAGGATAATGCAATAATTGAACTAATAAATGAAGTACAAAATCATTTTGCAAAATCAGATGTTTCAGCAGCAGCAGTATTTAATTTTGACTCAAATTTAAATGCAGGAGATTTTAAAAAGAAGGATGTTGCATTTATCTACAAGTATACAAATACTTTAATGGGCGTAAATATGACTGGAGAGAACTTATTAAAATATATGGAATGGTCGATGGATTACTATAATCAAACAGAACCAGGAGATGTAACTATATCATTTAATCCAAAAGTTAGAGGATATAACTATGATATGTTTGATGGAGTAAATTATAAAGTTGATATATCTAAGCCAACTGGGCAAAGAATAGTTGATGCAACAATAAATGGTCAACCTATAGATCCAAAGAAAACATATAAAGTAGCTGTAAATAACTATAGATTTGGAACTCTTATGAACTTAGGACTTGTAACAGCTGAAGATAAATATTATGATTCTTATGAAGAGTTACAAGATGGTGGAAGAATTAGAGATCTTATTGTAAGATATGTACAAGAAAACTTAAAAGGTGAATTAAATCCAAAAGTTGATAATAACTGGTCGATAATTGGATTTGAAGAAAATGTTCCTGGAAAGGATATTGTTATTGAAAAAATTAGAACAGGTGAAATAAAAGTACCAATGTCTGAGGATGGAAGAACATTAAATGTTCAATCAATAAACATAAATAACTTATAA
- a CDS encoding type I phosphomannose isomerase catalytic subunit: MYLLKFKKNLVEKIWGGRGFETTLGFQLPTDELYGESWEVSCHPAGMSYVENGELEGKSLEDIFKKYGEELVGKEIVEKYGEKFPLLIKYLDINDKLSVQVHPSDEYALRVEKEFGKSEVWYVMEASSDAKLILGLKKEITPEIYKEKVDKKDFTGLFNEVSVKKGDFIDVKPGVVHGTLEGSILICEIQQNSDTTYRIYDFDREVNGVKRELHLDKAMDVIEFGKDVEISSEVSREKIRVQDATVEELIRGEYFSIDRLLVNGIFQDESYKNFKIYSILDGEGKLKSKEKEYEVKKGDTYFIPANTSVTISGKLEVMKSYI; this comes from the coding sequence ATGTATCTATTAAAATTTAAAAAGAATTTAGTTGAAAAAATATGGGGTGGAAGAGGTTTTGAAACAACTTTAGGATTTCAATTACCTACTGATGAGTTATATGGAGAATCTTGGGAAGTGAGCTGTCATCCAGCAGGGATGTCTTATGTTGAAAACGGCGAATTAGAAGGAAAAAGTCTAGAAGATATATTTAAAAAATATGGTGAAGAGCTTGTAGGAAAAGAGATTGTTGAAAAATATGGAGAAAAGTTTCCACTTTTAATAAAGTATTTAGATATCAATGATAAGCTTTCTGTACAGGTTCATCCAAGTGATGAATATGCATTAAGAGTAGAAAAAGAGTTTGGTAAAAGTGAAGTTTGGTATGTTATGGAAGCTAGTTCGGATGCTAAACTAATATTAGGATTAAAAAAAGAGATTACACCAGAGATATATAAAGAAAAAGTTGATAAAAAGGATTTTACAGGATTATTCAATGAGGTAAGTGTAAAAAAAGGTGATTTTATAGATGTAAAACCTGGAGTTGTTCATGGAACTTTAGAGGGATCTATTTTAATATGTGAGATACAGCAAAACTCAGACACAACTTATAGAATATATGATTTTGATAGAGAAGTAAATGGAGTAAAAAGAGAACTGCATTTAGATAAAGCTATGGATGTAATTGAATTTGGAAAAGATGTAGAGATAAGTTCAGAGGTTTCAAGAGAAAAAATAAGAGTTCAAGATGCAACTGTTGAAGAGTTAATAAGAGGAGAGTATTTTTCTATTGATAGACTATTAGTTAATGGAATATTCCAAGATGAAAGTTATAAAAACTTTAAAATATACTCAATACTTGATGGAGAGGGAAAATTAAAGTCTAAAGAAAAAGAGTATGAAGTGAAAAAAGGTGATACATACTTCATACCAGCAAATACATCAGTTACAATAAGTGGGAAATTAGAGGTTATGAAAAGCTATATATAA
- a CDS encoding YibE/F family protein: MKRIILPILVVISIFIMAIYSPKLSIDLKGKTKFPQEFVQGEVTKVIDEELMKDPVIKGKFRGGQNLEVKILEGKYKDKTFKVYNSLSALHNVYADVGLKAIFTVREEKEKTTVWLYNLKRDRAIYLLGTIFIGAVLILGKMKGVKSLLALVFTGSMIIYVLLPLLFKGADPVSTSILLSSIIIVVSFLLIGGYDRKTYSAIIGTISGITIAGLISYGFGKIMSLSGLNLSEGQQLLYITKDFKLQIEGLLFVSILIASLGAVMDVAMSISSSVNEIHQHKKSLTSKELFHSAMVIGKDIVGTMINTLILAFAGGSLPLMMMIWGYGMVYQQFINIPAIAIEIVNALAGSIGIIATVPITAVVSILLIKRKGEE; encoded by the coding sequence ATGAAGAGGATAATATTACCAATATTAGTTGTGATATCTATTTTTATAATGGCAATTTATTCACCTAAACTAAGTATAGATTTAAAAGGGAAAACAAAATTTCCGCAAGAGTTTGTTCAAGGTGAAGTAACTAAAGTTATAGATGAAGAACTAATGAAAGACCCTGTTATAAAGGGTAAATTTAGAGGCGGACAAAATTTAGAAGTAAAGATTTTAGAAGGGAAATATAAAGATAAAACTTTTAAAGTTTACAACTCTTTAAGCGCTCTTCACAATGTATATGCAGATGTAGGATTAAAAGCTATATTTACAGTGAGAGAGGAAAAAGAAAAAACTACAGTTTGGCTATATAACTTAAAAAGAGATCGAGCTATATATCTTTTAGGTACAATATTTATAGGTGCTGTTTTAATTTTAGGTAAAATGAAGGGAGTGAAATCTCTACTAGCTTTAGTTTTTACAGGGTCAATGATAATATATGTATTATTACCACTTTTATTTAAAGGTGCAGATCCGGTATCGACTTCAATACTTTTATCTTCCATAATAATAGTAGTTAGTTTTTTATTAATAGGTGGATATGATAGAAAAACATATTCAGCAATAATAGGAACTATTAGTGGTATAACTATTGCAGGATTAATCTCCTATGGATTTGGAAAAATAATGAGTTTAAGTGGACTAAATTTATCTGAAGGACAACAATTACTTTATATAACAAAAGATTTTAAACTTCAGATAGAAGGATTATTATTTGTATCCATATTAATTGCTTCTCTAGGAGCCGTTATGGATGTGGCAATGTCTATATCATCATCTGTAAATGAAATACATCAACATAAAAAAAGTTTAACTTCAAAGGAACTATTCCATTCGGCTATGGTAATAGGAAAGGATATAGTTGGAACAATGATAAACACATTGATACTTGCTTTTGCAGGAGGATCATTACCTTTAATGATGATGATATGGGGTTACGGAATGGTTTATCAGCAATTCATAAATATACCAGCTATAGCAATTGAGATTGTCAATGCTTTAGCAGGAAGTATAGGTATAATAGCAACTGTACCAATAACAGCAGTTGTTTCAATATTATTAATAAAAAGAAAAGGGGAGGAATAA